Genomic DNA from Marnyiella aurantia:
TGCTCTGGGTAACATGGTTGAAAAACGCAAATATAGCCTCGTATTTAAAGATGAAAGTAAGCAGCAGGAAACCCATCATGCAGATGAGATCTACGATACGTTCCAGAATAATGGTACCGAAAGACTTATCCACCGGAACCTGTTCCACACCATATAGAGCCGTAGACCGGGCAAGCTCGCCACTACGTGGGATCGTAAGGTTCATCAGGTAACCAAAAGAAATGGTCCAGAGTGAATTGGAATTCGAAATGCGGTAACCCATAGGTTCCAGCAGCAAATTCCAGCGTATGGCGCGGAACCAGTAGGCCAGAATACCGAAAACAGCAGCAACAGCTACCCAGAAGTAATTCGCTTTCGCAAAATAACCTTTTATCTCTCCGAAATTAAGACCCCGGAACGCCAGCCACATAAAAAAAACAGCCACTGCCACCGAGAGGGCAATGGTCAGTATAAGTTTCACAGGATTTTTTTTGATCGATGTTTCCAAATAATGAAGTTAAGTTAGAAGGTTGGTATTTTCATCTGGGAACACAATCTTAGGCTGGAAATCACGTGCTTCCTCAGGCGTCATTTGGGCATACGCTATGATGATAATAATGTCGCCGCGCTGAACTCTCCTTGCCGCAGGGCCATTCAGGCAAACCTCACCGGATTTTCTTTTGCCCTTAATGGCATAAGTGTCAAACCTTTCGCCATTGTTCACATTAACGATATATACCCGCTCGCCTACCATAATTCCGGACGCCTCCAGCAAATCCTCATCAATGGTAATGCTTCCTATATAATTAAGATCTGATTCGGTTACCCGGACACGGTGGATCTTGGATTTAAAAACTTCAATAAGCATTCTGCAAATTTATTAATAATTATCAATATAATTCCAAACGGAATATTATCGTAGAACGCCAACAGATATTGCAATATACTATGGAAACCAGCCGATTAATGTCGATTTGAACGCTCTTATGCCTCATCAGGTAAATAATTAATATGTTTTAGGAATTCATAAAACAGTATAAAAAAAGTACAGATAGTTAAAAACATTGTACCTGCGGGCAAGAGACAATTTTCTGATTCGTGCAAACGCTTATAAACCGTCAAAAGCAATATTATCATTTTTTAAGATTTACCTATCTTTTAATAAATGTTTATTCAATTAATCCTTAAAAATTTGCGCATATTGAATTTTGTTTTATATTTGCTTATATAACCAAGTAAATACTAACATTTTAATATTAAAATTATGAACAAGTCTGAACTAATTGAGGCAATGGCAAACGATGCCGGTATCACCAAAGTAGCAGCTAAAGCTGCATTAGAATCCTTCATGTCTAACGTAATGAACACTTTGCAGCAGAAGGATGGTAAAGTTTCGCTGGTTGGATTCGGAACTTTTTCTGTAGCTGAAAGAGCTGCAAGACAGGGTATTAACCCAGCAACTAAAAAGCCAATTAACATTGCTGCAAAGAAAGTGGCGAAATTTAAAGCTGGTGCTGACCTGGCTACTGCTGTTTCCGGAAATAAATAATTTCAGATTATTTAATATACTGAAACCTCACCTTAGGGTGAGGTTTTTTGCTTTTAAGAGTTACAGATTATGGTGCCAACCGTTTGACGGTCCAGTCAAAATCGGACTGAAAATTATAGATAATCCGGTCGTGCAGGCGGTTAGGTCTACCCTGCCAAAACTCAATTTCATAAGGTTTGGCCATATATCCACCCCAGTTTTCGGGTCTGGGAATTTCCCTTCCCTCATAAAACTGCTCCAGCGCAGTTAATTTTTCTTCCAAATAGTTTCTATCCGGAATGACATCGCTCTGTGGTGATACCACCGCACCCAGTTGGCTTCCACGCGGGCGGGATGCAAAATAACCGTCACTGAGGTTTTCCGGAAGTCTTTCCAGCTCGGCCTTTATAATTATCTGCCGCTCCAGCGGGGGCCAGAAAAAATGGAGGCAAGCCCGCTTGGTGGATTCAATTGCCTGCCCTTTGCGGCTCTTATAATTGGTATAGAAAATAAAACCTTCCCAGGTGTAGGACTTCAGTAGGACCATGCGTGTACGGGGACAGCCGTCGGCTTCAACGGTAGACACCGCCATTGCGTTGGCCTCGGAGATGCCAGGATGTGCACCTGCATCCACAAACCAGTCGCGGAACTGCTCCATAGGATTCAGTTTTATCTGACTTTCCAGTAATTCGGACTGTTCGTAAATTTTCCTTTTATCGTGTAGGTTTTCCATTATTTTTTCTATTTTTGATTGAAGCCAAGCTTCAAAAAGAAAATGTGATGAATTCCTACAAAGGTAAAATTTTAATATCCACACCTGATGTGTCGGGTGATATTTTTTCGAGGTCGGTTGTGCTCATGGTAGACCACAGCGAGAACGGAGCCTTCGGACTTATTCTTAATAAAAAGAATGAAG
This window encodes:
- the panD gene encoding aspartate 1-decarboxylase; translated protein: MLIEVFKSKIHRVRVTESDLNYIGSITIDEDLLEASGIMVGERVYIVNVNNGERFDTYAIKGKRKSGEVCLNGPAARRVQRGDIIIIIAYAQMTPEEARDFQPKIVFPDENTNLLT
- a CDS encoding HU family DNA-binding protein; the encoded protein is MNKSELIEAMANDAGITKVAAKAALESFMSNVMNTLQQKDGKVSLVGFGTFSVAERAARQGINPATKKPINIAAKKVAKFKAGADLATAVSGNK
- the pdxH gene encoding pyridoxamine 5'-phosphate oxidase, producing the protein MENLHDKRKIYEQSELLESQIKLNPMEQFRDWFVDAGAHPGISEANAMAVSTVEADGCPRTRMVLLKSYTWEGFIFYTNYKSRKGQAIESTKRACLHFFWPPLERQIIIKAELERLPENLSDGYFASRPRGSQLGAVVSPQSDVIPDRNYLEEKLTALEQFYEGREIPRPENWGGYMAKPYEIEFWQGRPNRLHDRIIYNFQSDFDWTVKRLAP